From Roseburia hominis, the proteins below share one genomic window:
- a CDS encoding cobyric acid synthase, giving the protein MAKSIMIQGTMSNVGKSILAGGLCRVLKQDGIRVAPFKSQNMALNSYITMEGLEMGRAQVMQAEAAGISPSVCMNPILLKPTTDTGSQVIVNGEVTQLMSAMEYFRRKREYIPAIMEAYHRLEESYDVIVIEGAGSPAEINLKENDIVNMGLAHMVNAPVLLAGDIDRGGVFAQIVGTIELLTGEERRRIKGTIINKFRGDKEILRPGLTMLEERTHIPVCGVVPYVNLDIDEEDSLTERFSRKESTKPIDIVVIRFPRISNFTDFAPLEHREEVSLRYVSNAGEWGEPDAVLLPGSKNTMDDLLWLRQCGLEGKILRFAGNGGLVFGICGGYQMLGEEISDPQKIERGGSVRGMGLLPMRTVFERKKTRTRVSGAFLAVKGILKELSALELEGYEIHMGKSWILPEAERVGASRLVRVCDEVAKNSRSQGNFARNGREREEKVEPGNLSFEGQNAPAVEEPYKKADGVQRGNVYGCYIHGIFDRAEVADAFVAALFREKGLDVSQARTMDYREYKEQQYDLLADVIRENLDMKTIYEIIEKGMEMPCSL; this is encoded by the coding sequence ATGGCAAAGTCGATCATGATTCAGGGTACAATGTCAAATGTGGGAAAGAGTATTTTAGCAGGCGGACTTTGCCGGGTTCTAAAGCAGGACGGGATACGGGTCGCGCCGTTCAAATCTCAGAATATGGCCCTGAATTCCTACATTACGATGGAAGGGCTTGAGATGGGGCGTGCACAGGTCATGCAGGCGGAAGCGGCGGGAATTAGTCCCAGCGTCTGCATGAATCCGATTCTTTTGAAACCGACGACGGATACCGGGTCCCAGGTCATTGTAAATGGGGAAGTGACGCAGCTCATGTCCGCAATGGAGTATTTCCGCAGGAAGAGGGAGTATATTCCGGCAATCATGGAAGCCTATCACAGACTGGAAGAGAGCTATGATGTCATTGTGATTGAGGGGGCGGGAAGCCCGGCGGAGATCAACTTAAAGGAGAACGATATTGTAAATATGGGGCTTGCGCACATGGTAAATGCTCCTGTGCTTTTAGCGGGAGATATTGACAGAGGCGGCGTATTTGCCCAGATCGTCGGGACGATCGAGCTTTTGACGGGGGAGGAGAGAAGGCGGATCAAGGGAACGATCATTAATAAATTCCGGGGAGATAAAGAGATTCTAAGACCGGGACTTACGATGCTGGAGGAGCGGACCCATATTCCGGTATGCGGAGTCGTTCCGTATGTGAATCTCGATATTGACGAGGAAGACAGCCTGACGGAGCGCTTCTCGCGCAAAGAGAGCACGAAACCGATTGATATTGTGGTGATAAGGTTCCCAAGAATCTCGAATTTCACCGATTTTGCACCGCTTGAGCATAGAGAAGAGGTCTCGCTTCGTTACGTTTCAAATGCGGGAGAATGGGGTGAGCCGGACGCGGTGCTTCTTCCGGGAAGCAAGAATACGATGGACGATCTTCTGTGGCTCCGCCAGTGTGGGTTAGAAGGAAAAATCCTCCGCTTTGCCGGAAATGGAGGACTGGTATTTGGTATCTGCGGAGGGTATCAGATGCTGGGGGAGGAAATCTCTGACCCTCAGAAGATAGAGCGGGGAGGCAGTGTCCGCGGCATGGGACTTCTTCCGATGAGAACGGTATTTGAACGAAAAAAAACGAGAACCAGAGTGAGCGGAGCGTTTCTTGCGGTGAAGGGCATACTAAAAGAGTTAAGCGCTCTTGAGCTGGAAGGATATGAGATTCATATGGGAAAAAGCTGGATCCTGCCGGAAGCGGAGCGCGTTGGGGCGTCAAGGCTTGTGCGCGTCTGTGACGAGGTGGCAAAAAACAGCAGAAGCCAGGGAAATTTTGCCCGGAACGGCCGGGAACGGGAAGAAAAAGTGGAGCCGGGGAACTTAAGTTTTGAAGGGCAGAATGCTCCGGCAGTTGAAGAACCGTATAAAAAAGCGGACGGCGTCCAGCGGGGAAATGTATACGGCTGCTATATTCACGGCATCTTTGACCGCGCGGAAGTCGCCGATGCATTTGTGGCGGCACTATTTCGGGAAAAGGGGCTTGATGTGTCACAGGCACGCACCATGGATTACCGGGAATATAAAGAGCAGCAATATGATCTTCTGGCGGACGTAATTCGGGAAAATCTGGATATGAAGACCATTTATGAGATTATTGAGAAAGGAATGGAGATGCCATGCAGTCTGTAA
- a CDS encoding PLP-dependent transferase produces the protein MSFIQKSEIVKSVEKNFHFVLRIPEKAKALIDDLELFSLLTNVADVKSLVIHPASTTHSQLNEDELADQGIRPNTIRLSIGTENIADIIEDLDEAFKAVSEK, from the coding sequence ATCTCGTTTATTCAAAAATCGGAAATTGTAAAGTCAGTGGAAAAGAACTTCCATTTTGTCCTGAGAATACCCGAAAAAGCAAAGGCATTAATCGATGATCTGGAATTGTTCTCTCTTCTGACAAATGTGGCAGATGTGAAGTCTTTGGTGATCCACCCGGCGTCCACAACGCATTCGCAGTTAAATGAAGATGAACTTGCAGATCAGGGAATAAGGCCGAATACGATTCGTCTGTCCATTGGAACGGAAAATATTGCCGATATTATTGAAGATTTGGATGAGGCGTTTAAGGCAGTGAGTGAAAAGTAG
- the hemC gene encoding hydroxymethylbilane synthase, with translation MQSVIRIGSRESRLAVIQAEIIKQQIQRAMPAAEVEIVTMKTTGDRILDKSLEKIGGKGLFVKELDKALLAGEIDLAVHSLKDVPMELHEDLPILAYAKREDPRDVLVFRPGERCLPEDGVVGTSSRRRALRAKCTLSALHLPDASGKC, from the coding sequence ATGCAGTCTGTAATCCGAATCGGAAGCCGTGAAAGCCGGCTCGCTGTCATTCAGGCAGAAATTATCAAACAACAGATACAAAGAGCGATGCCTGCGGCGGAAGTGGAAATTGTCACCATGAAAACCACGGGAGACAGGATTTTAGATAAAAGCCTGGAGAAGATCGGGGGAAAGGGGCTGTTCGTCAAGGAGCTTGACAAGGCGCTTTTGGCCGGAGAGATCGACCTGGCAGTGCATAGTCTGAAAGATGTGCCGATGGAGCTTCATGAAGATCTGCCTATTCTGGCATATGCAAAAAGGGAAGATCCGAGAGACGTTCTGGTATTCAGACCGGGTGAAAGATGCCTTCCCGAGGACGGCGTAGTCGGGACGTCCAGCCGCAGGAGAGCGCTGCGAGCTAAATGCACTTTATCCGCGCTGCATTTGCCGGACGCTTCGGGGAAATGTTGA
- the cbiB gene encoding adenosylcobinamide-phosphate synthase CbiB, whose translation MRILYACVAGFILDAIFGDPVWLYHPVRIIGKWITVLEKSLRSLFREEKRQLLIAGVILWFGVVLVSVGIPEILLRAVERVAPALAFCLETFWCYQILAARSLKVESGKVYDALMADDLPEARKAVSMIVGRDTQNLTAEGVTKAAVETVAENTSDGVIAPLLFLLLGGAPLGFFYKAVNTMDSMVGYKNDRYLYFGRYAARMDDVLNYIPSRISAVFMIASAYLLGLWCRIIGGADGETGRGGGAPRGFAGYDGRQAWRIFRRDRMRHASPNSAQTEAVCAGALRIQLAGDAWYFGKLCHKETLGDDTRRIEPEDIRRAGRLMDGAAILTLLVFGGIRLLFCQL comes from the coding sequence GTGAGAATCTTGTATGCCTGCGTGGCAGGTTTTATTTTAGATGCCATATTTGGTGATCCGGTGTGGCTTTATCACCCGGTGAGGATCATAGGAAAATGGATCACCGTATTGGAAAAGTCCCTGCGATCTTTATTTCGCGAAGAGAAGAGGCAGCTTTTGATAGCGGGAGTGATTTTGTGGTTTGGAGTCGTTTTAGTTTCAGTCGGGATTCCTGAAATTCTGCTTCGGGCGGTCGAAAGAGTAGCGCCTGCATTGGCGTTTTGCCTGGAAACATTTTGGTGCTATCAGATTCTGGCAGCAAGGTCGCTCAAGGTGGAGAGCGGCAAGGTCTATGACGCGCTGATGGCGGACGACCTTCCGGAGGCCAGAAAAGCTGTTTCGATGATCGTGGGAAGGGATACGCAGAATTTAACGGCGGAAGGGGTCACCAAGGCGGCCGTAGAGACGGTGGCGGAAAATACGTCAGATGGCGTGATCGCACCGCTTTTGTTTCTTCTTCTCGGCGGTGCGCCGCTAGGATTTTTTTATAAGGCTGTTAATACGATGGATTCTATGGTAGGATATAAAAATGATAGATATTTGTATTTTGGAAGATATGCGGCGCGAATGGACGACGTGTTGAATTATATACCGTCCAGGATCTCAGCGGTGTTTATGATCGCTTCCGCATATTTGCTTGGACTTTGGTGCCGGATCATAGGGGGTGCCGATGGAGAGACAGGAAGAGGCGGCGGTGCGCCGCGTGGGTTCGCCGGATATGACGGGAGGCAGGCATGGAGAATCTTCCGCCGCGACAGAATGCGCCATGCAAGTCCGAATTCCGCCCAGACAGAAGCGGTCTGCGCCGGAGCGCTTAGAATTCAGCTTGCCGGAGACGCCTGGTATTTTGGAAAACTCTGCCATAAGGAGACATTGGGGGACGATACCCGTAGAATTGAGCCGGAGGATATCCGGCGCGCGGGTAGATTGATGGACGGGGCGGCGATACTTACGCTGCTTGTGTTTGGCGGAATACGGTTATTGTTTTGCCAGTTGTAG
- a CDS encoding DNA topology modulation protein: MKIAITGYSGSGKSTLARYLGKRYQVPVLHLDKVHWLPLWKEREVQEELKIVGDFMDGHSSWIIDGNYSKLHFERRLEEADQIILMKFNRFTCLDRAWRRSVRYRGRTRSDMGEGCNEKFDLEFAWWILHEGRTKKQKDRDLHIMHQYSDKVVVLKNQRQLNEFMKRKTGKA, encoded by the coding sequence TTGAAAATTGCAATTACGGGTTACAGTGGTAGTGGAAAATCTACGCTTGCAAGATATCTGGGTAAACGATACCAGGTACCGGTCCTGCATCTGGACAAGGTGCATTGGCTGCCGCTCTGGAAGGAGCGGGAGGTGCAGGAAGAGCTTAAAATCGTGGGCGATTTTATGGACGGGCATTCTTCCTGGATCATTGATGGAAATTATTCAAAGCTGCATTTTGAGAGGCGGCTTGAAGAGGCGGATCAGATTATTTTGATGAAGTTTAACCGATTTACCTGCCTTGACCGGGCATGGCGGAGGTCGGTACGATATAGAGGGCGGACGAGAAGCGATATGGGAGAGGGCTGCAATGAGAAATTTGACCTGGAATTTGCCTGGTGGATTTTGCATGAGGGAAGGACGAAGAAACAAAAAGACAGGGATTTGCATATCATGCATCAATATTCGGACAAGGTAGTAGTACTTAAAAATCAGAGGCAGCTTAACGAGTTTATGAAAAGGAAGACGGGGAAGGCCTGA
- a CDS encoding adenosylcobinamide-GDP ribazoletransferase, producing the protein MKLMQAFIIAFSMYSRIPMPKTTWNEENMKYAMCFFPAIGVVIGVLQYLIGQVLLESNCGTLFFAAVMTLLPLFVSGGIHMDGFMDTMDALGSYGDKEKKLAILKDSHSGAFAILGLGCYLVWSLGVWSEVRADMLGVISCGYVLSRTLSGYSVVTFPSARENGLAKTFKEQAAEKTVRVTMVFYLCAAGAGMLWFDLAKAVGVLAMAGIVFGHYWHICKVQFGGVTGDLAGYFLQMCELAMVTGVLAVGYFI; encoded by the coding sequence ATGAAATTAATGCAGGCATTCATTATTGCATTTTCCATGTATTCCAGAATTCCGATGCCGAAGACCACGTGGAATGAGGAGAACATGAAATATGCTATGTGTTTTTTTCCGGCGATTGGAGTGGTGATCGGAGTTTTGCAGTATTTGATTGGGCAGGTGCTGCTCGAGTCTAACTGTGGAACATTGTTTTTTGCGGCTGTCATGACACTTTTGCCGCTATTTGTAAGCGGTGGGATTCATATGGACGGCTTTATGGATACGATGGACGCCCTGGGATCGTATGGGGATAAGGAGAAGAAGCTGGCGATCCTTAAGGACTCTCACAGCGGAGCATTTGCTATTCTCGGGCTGGGCTGCTATCTCGTGTGGAGCCTTGGAGTCTGGAGCGAGGTGAGGGCGGATATGCTGGGAGTCATTTCCTGCGGTTATGTTCTGTCCAGAACGCTTAGCGGCTATTCGGTAGTGACATTTCCATCGGCGAGAGAGAACGGGCTTGCCAAAACATTTAAGGAGCAGGCGGCAGAAAAGACGGTACGGGTTACGATGGTGTTCTATCTGTGCGCGGCAGGAGCAGGCATGCTGTGGTTTGATCTGGCAAAGGCGGTGGGAGTACTTGCCATGGCGGGAATCGTATTCGGACATTACTGGCATATCTGCAAAGTGCAGTTCGGCGGAGTGACCGGAGATCTGGCGGGTTATTTTTTGCAGATGTGTGAGCTTGCGATGGTAACTGGGGTGCTTGCGGTCGGATATTTTATCTGA
- a CDS encoding ABC transporter permease codes for MGRYIVKRIGLGILSLFVLVTVTFFLTRLMPGSPFQSGNVSPDIQKAIEEEYGLDEPVLKQFAGYLRNLLGGDLGISYKKQGVRVSEVIGRAWPVTASLGVAAVCTAMVLGTLLGIWQAQTKNRWIKRGLFVGNVLGSAVPNFAVALLLLFLFGVKLKWFPVSGLMTWAHYVLPVLSLSVYPAAVTARLMSQKFQEECRKEYVIMAKARGLRWRKIVWTHVMRHAYLPVLNYMGPTAAFLLTGSFVVETIFTIPGLGREFVSSISNRDYTMIMGLTIFMGAVVILIQLVVDLICGLMNPRIRKSYEEA; via the coding sequence ATGGGCAGATATATAGTAAAAAGAATAGGGCTTGGAATTCTGTCGCTGTTTGTACTTGTGACGGTCACCTTTTTTCTTACCCGGCTGATGCCGGGAAGCCCGTTTCAAAGCGGCAATGTATCCCCGGATATTCAGAAAGCCATAGAAGAGGAGTATGGACTTGACGAACCGGTGCTAAAGCAGTTTGCAGGCTATCTTCGCAATCTGCTTGGCGGGGATCTGGGGATTTCTTATAAGAAGCAGGGAGTCAGGGTGTCCGAAGTGATCGGGCGTGCATGGCCTGTAACGGCGTCTCTTGGAGTGGCGGCAGTATGCACAGCCATGGTTCTGGGGACCCTGCTTGGAATCTGGCAGGCCCAGACCAAAAACAGGTGGATCAAAAGAGGCCTGTTCGTGGGAAATGTTCTGGGAAGCGCGGTGCCGAATTTTGCGGTGGCGCTTTTGCTTTTGTTCCTTTTTGGCGTGAAATTAAAATGGTTTCCGGTATCGGGACTTATGACCTGGGCGCACTATGTGCTGCCGGTGCTGTCACTTTCGGTGTATCCTGCGGCGGTGACGGCGAGGCTTATGAGCCAGAAATTCCAGGAGGAATGCCGAAAAGAGTATGTGATCATGGCAAAGGCAAGAGGGCTTAGATGGAGAAAGATTGTTTGGACACACGTGATGAGACACGCTTATCTTCCGGTGCTGAATTACATGGGGCCGACAGCGGCGTTTTTGCTGACAGGGAGCTTTGTGGTGGAGACGATTTTTACCATTCCGGGGCTCGGAAGAGAATTCGTATCTTCTATTTCCAACCGGGATTATACGATGATCATGGGACTAACCATTTTTATGGGAGCCGTGGTGATTTTGATTCAGCTTGTGGTCGATCTCATCTGCGGCCTTATGAATCCCAGGATCAGGAAATCATATGAGGAGGCGTAA
- a CDS encoding histidinol-phosphate transaminase — protein MEYLHGGDIYTNQGMTDFSVNVNPYGPSKAVMRAAKLAMARIGEYPDPRCQGLREYLAAELGVEQNHLVFGNGAAELIYDLVRTEKPKKAVIAVPSFAEYERALNSVDCWIQYYTCREENGFVMQEDFMDLLTEDVDMVFLCSPGNPAGTVIPKILMRKIMIRCEFLRIRLVLDQCFFEFMAEDEDDLFLTFKNDLHESTKKYPSLFLLRAFTKMYAMPGLRLGYGICQDERLLERMEECRQPWSVSIPAQEAGIAAIKDQKRVRNIRGFLLRERRWLEKELDKLRIPYFPSKANYILLKSELDLYELLKEYRILIRDCSNFRGLRKGFYRIAVRQRGDNQKLIDALQEIYEAAQAEQILREMEEEKRLQREAQEAAEKAARAAEEEIEAAEKALKVSEEEAAATSKEVGQDKAEEALEEVGIEVSEEMAQDKNEETPEERTEVPKEQEAMPEKKQAEMI, from the coding sequence GTGGAATATTTACATGGAGGAGATATTTATACGAATCAGGGAATGACGGATTTTTCGGTAAATGTAAATCCATATGGTCCAAGTAAGGCGGTGATGCGTGCGGCGAAACTCGCGATGGCGAGAATCGGAGAATATCCGGATCCGAGGTGTCAGGGACTTCGGGAATATTTGGCTGCAGAGCTTGGTGTGGAGCAAAATCATCTTGTGTTTGGAAACGGGGCTGCGGAACTGATCTATGATCTGGTGCGGACGGAAAAGCCTAAGAAAGCGGTGATTGCCGTGCCTTCCTTTGCGGAGTATGAAAGGGCGTTAAATAGCGTGGACTGCTGGATTCAGTATTATACCTGCAGGGAAGAGAATGGTTTTGTGATGCAGGAGGATTTTATGGACCTGCTGACCGAAGATGTGGATATGGTGTTCCTTTGTTCTCCGGGAAATCCGGCGGGGACCGTGATTCCGAAGATTCTCATGCGCAAGATCATGATACGGTGTGAATTTTTGAGAATCCGGCTGGTGCTGGATCAGTGCTTTTTTGAATTTATGGCGGAAGATGAGGACGATCTGTTCCTGACATTTAAGAACGATCTGCACGAGTCTACGAAAAAATATCCCAGTCTGTTCTTGCTTCGCGCGTTTACCAAGATGTACGCGATGCCGGGACTCCGTCTGGGGTACGGTATATGCCAGGACGAGCGTTTGCTTGAGAGGATGGAAGAGTGCCGCCAGCCCTGGAGCGTGTCGATTCCGGCACAGGAGGCGGGAATCGCGGCGATCAAGGATCAGAAGCGGGTGCGAAATATCCGGGGATTTCTGCTGAGGGAAAGACGATGGCTGGAGAAAGAATTGGATAAACTTCGAATTCCCTATTTCCCTTCGAAGGCGAATTACATTTTGCTGAAAAGTGAACTGGATCTCTATGAATTATTGAAAGAATATCGGATTTTGATTCGTGATTGCAGCAATTTCCGTGGGCTTAGAAAAGGATTTTATCGGATCGCCGTGCGGCAAAGAGGGGACAATCAGAAACTGATCGACGCCTTGCAGGAAATCTATGAGGCGGCGCAGGCGGAGCAGATTCTGCGGGAGATGGAAGAGGAGAAACGGTTGCAGCGAGAGGCACAGGAAGCGGCGGAAAAGGCGGCAAGGGCGGCGGAAGAGGAGATAGAAGCGGCAGAAAAGGCATTAAAGGTTTCGGAAGAGGAGGCGGCAGCGACATCTAAAGAAGTGGGGCAAGACAAGGCAGAAGAGGCGTTGGAAGAAGTAGGAATAGAAGTGTCGGAAGAAATGGCACAGGATAAGAATGAAGAGACGCCGGAAGAGAGAACAGAAGTGCCGAAAGAACAGGAGGCGATGCCTGAGAAAAAGCAGGCAGAGATGATTTGA
- the cobA gene encoding uroporphyrinogen-III C-methyltransferase has translation MSHTGKVWIAGAGPGDAELLTLKTEKLLKDADVIIYDALVSAEILGRIPEDKELIFVGKRLGNHAVPQWRINQILVEEAKKGKKVLRLKGGDPFVFGRGGEEAEALREHGILFEVVPGITSAVAALAYAGIPVTHRDYVSSFHVMTGHRGKDGTSRIDYETLAKIGGTLIFLMGLSSLEEICWRLVEAGMKPDTPAAVVSRGTTARQRKVVSDLAGLPGKVQNAGISMPALIVVGDVCRLSEEFEWTKERPLDGRQIVVTRPEENRGDLAERLKEAGAQVIEMPTIRIRPIEENQRLREELNTLRARLKYLPEENEKNREDGIEWLVFTSPTGVRIFFEQLGKWRMDIRQILGGPGKVCIAAIGRATADALGRYGIFDVAVPEKYCAKALGEFIAAQTRKWERYGISPTKWKNAKVEEQEVVPMDVKSRKMAGHVTILRAREGSKELLPPLIEADLEVTDVALYDTVYAAKSDLSARVQSLIERSEIDAVTFTSGSTVRGFVELLRVDDMADHLQDFQAICIGEQTEAEAKAYGMRTVTAPEATIEAMVRTLMELGES, from the coding sequence ATGAGTCATACAGGAAAAGTCTGGATTGCAGGTGCCGGTCCGGGAGATGCGGAATTGTTGACATTAAAAACGGAGAAACTTCTAAAAGATGCTGATGTAATAATCTACGACGCACTGGTCAGCGCAGAAATACTTGGAAGAATCCCAGAGGATAAGGAATTGATCTTTGTGGGAAAGCGCCTGGGAAATCATGCCGTCCCCCAGTGGAGGATCAATCAGATTCTGGTAGAAGAAGCGAAAAAGGGAAAAAAGGTGCTTCGGCTAAAAGGCGGGGATCCTTTCGTCTTTGGGCGCGGAGGAGAAGAGGCAGAGGCACTTCGGGAACATGGAATTTTGTTCGAGGTCGTTCCCGGAATCACTTCCGCGGTGGCGGCTTTGGCGTATGCAGGAATTCCGGTGACTCACCGGGATTATGTTTCTTCTTTTCATGTGATGACGGGACACCGGGGAAAAGATGGCACAAGTAGAATCGATTATGAAACTCTGGCAAAAATCGGAGGAACCTTGATTTTTCTGATGGGTCTTAGCTCTTTAGAGGAGATCTGCTGGAGGCTTGTGGAAGCGGGAATGAAGCCGGATACTCCGGCGGCCGTTGTTTCAAGAGGCACGACAGCCCGCCAAAGAAAGGTGGTTTCCGACTTGGCAGGACTTCCCGGGAAGGTGCAAAATGCCGGAATCTCCATGCCGGCCTTAATCGTGGTCGGTGATGTGTGCCGCCTGTCAGAGGAGTTTGAATGGACGAAAGAGCGTCCTCTTGACGGGAGGCAGATCGTTGTGACCAGGCCGGAGGAAAATCGGGGAGATCTGGCGGAAAGGCTGAAGGAGGCCGGGGCGCAGGTGATTGAGATGCCAACAATCCGAATCAGGCCCATCGAGGAGAACCAGAGGCTGCGGGAAGAACTGAATACGCTGCGGGCACGCCTTAAGTATTTGCCCGAAGAAAATGAGAAAAACAGGGAAGATGGGATAGAGTGGCTGGTTTTTACAAGCCCGACAGGGGTCAGAATATTTTTTGAACAGCTTGGAAAATGGAGAATGGATATCAGGCAGATTCTGGGAGGCCCCGGAAAGGTATGTATTGCAGCAATCGGCAGGGCCACTGCGGACGCTCTGGGAAGGTATGGGATTTTTGACGTGGCAGTACCTGAAAAATATTGTGCCAAAGCGCTGGGAGAATTTATTGCGGCTCAGACTAGGAAATGGGAGAGGTACGGGATTTCTCCCACGAAATGGAAAAATGCCAAAGTGGAAGAGCAGGAAGTCGTGCCGATGGACGTAAAAAGTAGGAAAATGGCAGGGCATGTGACGATCCTCCGGGCAAGAGAAGGGTCGAAAGAGCTACTTCCGCCGCTCATAGAAGCAGACCTTGAGGTGACAGATGTTGCGTTATATGATACAGTTTATGCGGCAAAGAGTGATCTTAGCGCTCGGGTGCAGAGCCTTATTGAGAGGAGCGAGATTGATGCAGTGACTTTTACCAGTGGTTCTACGGTCCGGGGATTCGTGGAATTGCTTCGCGTGGACGACATGGCAGATCATCTCCAGGATTTTCAGGCGATTTGTATCGGAGAGCAGACGGAGGCAGAGGCAAAGGCGTATGGAATGCGCACAGTAACGGCGCCGGAGGCGACGATTGAGGCGATGGTCCGGACACTGATGGAACTGGGAGAATCATAG
- a CDS encoding helix-turn-helix transcriptional regulator, whose amino-acid sequence MKLDTIGRNIRMFRRAKKLRQEDLVGKTGLSVNYIGMVERGEKIPSARLVDMSALSEAELDVELEKGYADMKAGRTKSAKKAFADIHKDYNL is encoded by the coding sequence ATGAAACTTGATACAATTGGCAGGAATATCAGAATGTTTCGGCGGGCAAAGAAACTCCGGCAGGAGGATTTAGTAGGGAAAACGGGATTAAGTGTGAATTATATCGGAATGGTCGAGCGTGGAGAGAAAATCCCGTCTGCAAGGCTAGTCGATATGAGTGCTTTATCTGAAGCAGAACTGGATGTAGAACTGGAGAAAGGATATGCGGACATGAAAGCAGGCAGGACAAAATCTGCTAAGAAAGCATTTGCTGACATCCACAAGGATTATAATCTATGA
- a CDS encoding histidine phosphatase family protein yields MELILIRHFKTEGNLKGRYIGVTDEPLDLSVLPEKTKRYPEAEAVVVSPMKRCIQTAERIYPGLPYVVCDELRECDFGEFEGKNCEELSGNPMYQKWIDSGGTLPFPGGEGQASFRERCVRGFERMLCEMARQEIGRVAFVVHGGTIMAVLSAFDKDGQGFYHWQVGNGEGFYLAVSEEKWLRGEGYFEEGKNLWRI; encoded by the coding sequence ATGGAGCTTATACTGATCAGACATTTTAAAACAGAAGGCAACTTAAAGGGGCGGTATATCGGAGTGACTGATGAACCGCTTGATCTGTCTGTTCTGCCGGAGAAGACTAAGAGATATCCGGAGGCGGAGGCCGTGGTGGTAAGTCCTATGAAGCGGTGCATACAGACGGCCGAGCGAATTTATCCGGGACTTCCGTATGTCGTCTGTGACGAATTAAGGGAATGTGATTTTGGAGAGTTTGAGGGTAAGAATTGCGAAGAGCTAAGTGGAAATCCTATGTATCAGAAATGGATCGATTCAGGGGGAACGCTTCCGTTTCCGGGGGGAGAGGGCCAGGCTTCTTTTCGGGAGCGGTGCGTCCGCGGATTTGAAAGAATGCTTTGTGAAATGGCAAGGCAGGAAATTGGGCGAGTGGCCTTTGTCGTGCACGGGGGGACAATTATGGCCGTGCTTTCCGCATTTGATAAGGACGGACAAGGGTTTTACCACTGGCAGGTCGGAAATGGAGAGGGATTTTATCTGGCGGTCAGTGAGGAAAAATGGCTTCGGGGAGAAGGGTATTTTGAAGAAGGAAAAAATTTGTGGAGGATTTAG